The window TGCCGATTTCCGGTAGTATTATTGACCGTTTTGATCACGCAAAAATAATTCGTTTTAGCCAAATAATCAACGTAATCTCTTTGCTTCTTTTTTCATTTTTCTATTTTATTGCTGTTAAATTTTTCTTATTGGAAATTTTAATTTTGGTGATTATTTTACGAGCAACCGGTTTATTTATCAGCAACACGCTTAATGCATCTTTGCGTAATCTAATTCCAATTAAAAGCCTGCATCGAGTCAATTCTTTGAATCAGACTGGAGCATCGATTGCCAACATTCTCAGTCCAGTCTTAGGAGCAGTGTTGTTCAGTTTACTACCCTTTGAGATGTTTGCCTTAGTTCAGTTTGTAACCGAATTTTTGGCAATGCTCTTGTTTCTCCGCTTGAATTTCAAATTTGTAGATAACGAACCAACTATCAAAATAATTCACGATCAGCATATTTGGAAAGATTTCGCTGCCGGATTAAACTATGTTCGTCTCGAACATTTACCGCGTTTAGCAACTTTATCCAATGTTGTTACGAATTTCTTCATTGCCAGTATTAATGTCGGCATGGCTTTCACTGAAGTCACTTTTTTGCACATGACCAATGGCCAATTTGGTTTTACTGAAATGTCTTTTGGCGTTGGCATGTTGCTCGTTGGACTTTTTTTATCTGTGCAGCCGCAATTTCGTTTTCCAGCTCGTGCTTCAATGATTGCTGCGGTTATTTTAGGTCTAACTTTGATTCCTTTTGGTATTCCGGAATGGTTTCACACTAGTCATTTGATTAATGTTGGATTATTTGCTTTTTATAATTTTATTGCCGGTATCCTGGTTGTTATTAAACAGACTCCGATTCTGTCACTGCTGCAAACCGAGGTTCCCACTACTATGCAGGGACGTGTATTTACTTTGCAAACAACATTAGGAGCTCTTTTAAGTCCTTTGGGAGCAGCTGTTTATGGAATTTTATTTGGAGTATTTACCCCTGCACCAATCTATACAGTTACCGGTTTGTTAATGGCAGGACTATTGGTGTGGCT of the Oenococcus sp. UCMA 16435 genome contains:
- a CDS encoding MFS transporter, producing MKQQIFDVVTGSLISTLGSALFEFGVGLYLLKKTGSSAQYALVLMIGPIVMLALLPISGSIIDRFDHAKIIRFSQIINVISLLLFSFFYFIAVKFFLLEILILVIILRATGLFISNTLNASLRNLIPIKSLHRVNSLNQTGASIANILSPVLGAVLFSLLPFEMFALVQFVTEFLAMLLFLRLNFKFVDNEPTIKIIHDQHIWKDFAAGLNYVRLEHLPRLATLSNVVTNFFIASINVGMAFTEVTFLHMTNGQFGFTEMSFGVGMLLVGLFLSVQPQFRFPARASMIAAVILGLTLIPFGIPEWFHTSHLINVGLFAFYNFIAGILVVIKQTPILSLLQTEVPTTMQGRVFTLQTTLGALLSPLGAAVYGILFGVFTPAPIYTVTGLLMAGLLVWLMFRYRDVMNITMK